One Nonomuraea angiospora DNA segment encodes these proteins:
- a CDS encoding threonine aldolase family protein, with translation MTSRHDPRLKAFASDNYAGVHPEILQAIAAANGGHQTAYGEDVYTEAMGEVFKRHFGERAQAWPVFNGTAANVVSLRSMTAHWEAVICAESAHINTDEGGAPEVAGGIKLLTVPTPDGKLTPELIDRQAWGFGDVHRAQPRVVSISNTTELGTLYTADEIAAICSHAHDLGLLVHLDGSRLTNAAAALDVPLRALTTDAGVDVLSFGGTKIGLLYGEAVVVLNPAAATGVDYLRKTFMQLSSKMRFVSAQFEALLSGDLWLRNARQANAMGRRLAEAVSGIPGVRLTRPVEANAVFAILPRDVTERLAKRFRFYTWNEATGEVRWMCAFDTTEADVDAFAAALADEMRA, from the coding sequence GTGACTTCCCGGCACGACCCCCGGCTCAAGGCGTTCGCCAGCGACAACTACGCCGGGGTACACCCCGAAATCCTCCAGGCCATCGCCGCCGCCAACGGCGGCCACCAGACCGCCTACGGCGAGGACGTCTACACCGAGGCCATGGGGGAGGTCTTCAAGCGGCACTTCGGCGAGCGGGCGCAGGCCTGGCCGGTCTTCAACGGCACGGCCGCGAACGTCGTCTCCCTCCGCTCGATGACCGCCCACTGGGAGGCGGTCATCTGCGCGGAGAGCGCCCACATCAACACCGACGAGGGCGGGGCGCCCGAGGTGGCGGGCGGCATCAAGCTGCTCACCGTGCCCACGCCCGACGGCAAGCTCACGCCGGAGCTGATCGACCGGCAGGCGTGGGGGTTCGGCGACGTGCACCGGGCGCAGCCGCGCGTGGTGTCCATCTCCAACACCACCGAGCTCGGCACCCTCTACACGGCCGACGAGATCGCGGCGATCTGCTCGCACGCGCATGACCTGGGGCTGCTCGTCCACCTCGACGGCTCCCGCCTCACCAACGCCGCCGCCGCCCTCGACGTCCCGCTGCGGGCCCTCACGACGGACGCGGGGGTGGATGTGCTCTCCTTCGGCGGCACCAAGATCGGGCTGCTGTACGGGGAGGCGGTCGTCGTCCTCAATCCCGCCGCCGCGACCGGGGTCGACTACCTCCGTAAGACGTTCATGCAGCTGTCGTCGAAGATGCGCTTCGTGTCGGCGCAGTTCGAGGCGCTGCTGTCGGGGGACCTGTGGCTGCGCAACGCCCGCCAGGCCAACGCCATGGGTCGGCGCCTGGCCGAGGCTGTCAGCGGCATCCCGGGGGTGCGGCTGACCCGGCCGGTGGAGGCGAACGCGGTCTTCGCGATCCTGCCCCGGGACGTGACGGAGCGGCTGGCCAAGCGGTTCCGGTTCTACACGTGGAACGAGGCGACGGGCGAGGTGCGGTGGATGTGCGCCTTCGACACGACGGAGGCCGACGTGGACGCCTTCGCCGCCGCCCTGGCCGACGAGATGCGCGCGTAG